A part of Lepisosteus oculatus isolate fLepOcu1 chromosome 16, fLepOcu1.hap2, whole genome shotgun sequence genomic DNA contains:
- the LOC102685768 gene encoding troponin C, skeletal muscle-like, with translation MPTDAQSDARSYLSEEQIGEFKAAFDMFDTDGGGDISTKELGTVMRMLGQNPSREELDAIIEEVDEDGSGTIDFEEFLVMMVRQMKEDQQGKSEEELAEFFRIFDKNADGYIDREEFAMIIRSAGENVSDEEIDELLREGDKNNDGKLDFDEWLKLMENVQ, from the exons ATG CCGACGGACGCGCAATCAGACGCGCGCTCCTACCTCAGCGAGGAACAGATCGGAG AGTTCAAGGCCGCGTTCGACATGTTCGACACTGATGGCGGCGGAGACATCAGCACCAAGGAGCTGGGCACCGTCATGAGGATGTTGGGGCAGAACCCATCCAGAGAGGAGCTGGACGCCATCATTGAGGAGGTAGATGAGGACG GCAGCGGCACCATTGACTTTGAGGAGTTCTTGGTCATGATGGTGCGCCAGATGAAGGAGGATCAGCAAGGGAAGAGCGAGGAGGAGCTGGCAGAGTTCTTCCGCATCTTTGACAA GAACGCCGACGGCTACATCGACAGGGAGGAGTTCGCCATGATCATCCGCAGTGCGGGCGAGAACGTGTCGGATGAAGAGATCGATGAGCTCCTCCGGGAAGGAGACAAAAATAACGATGGCAAACTGGACTTCGATG AGTGGCTGAAACTGATGGAGAACGTGCAGTAA
- the LOC102696099 gene encoding troponin C, skeletal muscle produces the protein MPTDAQSDARSYLSEEMVAEFKAAFDMFDTDGGGDISTKELGTVMRMLGQNPTREELDAIIEEVDEDGSGTIDFEEFLVMMVRQMKEDQQGKSEEELAEFFRIFDRNGDGYIDREEFGDILRSSGEAVTDDEIDELMAEGDKNNDGKIDFDEWLKLMENVQ, from the exons ATG CCGACTGACGCGCAGAGCGATGCTCGCTCCTACCTCAGCGAGGAGATGGTCGCTG AGTTCAAGGCTGCGTTCGACATGTTTGACACTGATGGCGGCGGAGACATCAGCACCAAGGAGCTGGGCACCGTCATGAGGATGTTGGGGCAGAACCCAACCAGAGAGGAGCTGGACGCCATCATTGAGGAGGTAGATGAGGATG GCAGCGGCACCATTGACTTTGAGGAGTTCTTGGTCATGATGGTGCGCCAGATGAAAGAGGATCAGCAAGGGAAGAGCGAGGAGGAGCTGGCAGAGTTCTTCCGCATCTTTGACAG GAATGGTGATGGCTACATCGATCGGGAGGAGTTTGGGGATATCTTGCGTTCCTCTGGAGAGGCCGTGACAGACGACGAGATCGATGAGCTGATGGCCGAGGGAGACAAGAACAACGATGGCAAGATCGACTTTGATG AGTGGCTGAAACTGATGGAGAACGTGCAGTAA